In one Denitratisoma sp. genomic region, the following are encoded:
- a CDS encoding feruloyl-CoA synthase: protein MSKAPFASLHFAPAAVEVDRRADGALVLRSPQKLVAYARCLGEHLERWAREAPERCFLAERVGADWRRLTYGEALAEARAIGAALLARGLSAERPAMVLSDNAIDHALLMLGALHVGVPIAPISPAYSLMSKDYAKVKAIAGLLQPGLVYAADGAKFASVLQAVDFGGAEIVLGANPPAGLKATAFADLRQAPGAEVDRAYAAVGPDSVAKFLFTSGSTGEPKGVINTQRMLCSNQQAIAQVWPFLAETPPVIVDWLPWNHTFGANHNFNMVLRNGGTLYIDDGKPVPGLIEKTVANLREVSPTLYFNVPRGFDALIPFLEKDAALRKSFFRDLQMIFYAAAALPQNLWEKLEDLSVQERGKRTVMVSAWGATETAPMVTTVHFEIDRAGVIGLPAPGTEVKLVPNENKLELRVRGPNVTPGYWKRADLTQAAFDEEGFYRIGDAGRFADPKEPAKGIEFDGRIAEDFKLMSGVWVHVGAIRVKALAALAPVAQDLVVTGHDREEAGFLVFANPPGCRGLCPDLPADAPLEQVLADARVAARLKEGMAKLKQEGGGSSTYATRALLMAEPPSIDANEITDKGYINQRAVLSRRAALVARLYAEPHDVSVIAI, encoded by the coding sequence GTGAGCAAGGCGCCGTTTGCCAGCCTGCACTTCGCGCCGGCAGCGGTCGAGGTCGACCGGCGCGCCGACGGCGCGCTGGTGCTGCGCTCTCCGCAGAAACTGGTGGCCTATGCGCGCTGCCTAGGCGAGCACCTCGAACGCTGGGCGCGGGAAGCGCCGGAGCGCTGCTTCCTCGCCGAGCGTGTTGGCGCCGACTGGCGCCGGCTGACTTACGGCGAGGCGCTGGCCGAGGCCCGCGCCATCGGCGCCGCGCTGCTGGCGCGCGGCCTTTCGGCCGAACGGCCGGCGATGGTGCTCTCGGACAATGCCATCGACCATGCCCTGCTGATGCTCGGCGCCCTGCACGTCGGCGTGCCGATCGCTCCCATTTCGCCGGCGTATTCCCTGATGTCGAAGGACTATGCCAAGGTGAAGGCCATCGCCGGGCTGCTCCAGCCCGGTCTGGTGTATGCCGCCGACGGCGCCAAGTTCGCCAGCGTGCTGCAGGCGGTGGACTTTGGCGGCGCCGAGATCGTGCTCGGCGCCAATCCGCCGGCCGGGCTGAAGGCGACCGCCTTTGCCGACCTGCGCCAGGCGCCGGGGGCGGAGGTGGACCGCGCCTACGCGGCGGTCGGTCCCGACAGCGTGGCGAAGTTCCTGTTCACCTCCGGCTCGACCGGCGAGCCGAAAGGCGTCATCAATACCCAGCGCATGCTCTGCTCGAACCAGCAGGCCATCGCACAGGTCTGGCCCTTCCTCGCCGAGACGCCGCCGGTGATCGTCGACTGGCTGCCGTGGAACCACACCTTCGGCGCCAACCACAACTTCAACATGGTGCTGCGAAACGGCGGCACGCTCTACATCGACGACGGCAAGCCGGTGCCCGGCCTCATCGAGAAGACCGTGGCCAACCTGCGCGAGGTGTCGCCGACCCTCTACTTCAACGTGCCGCGCGGCTTCGACGCGCTGATTCCCTTCCTGGAGAAGGACGCCGCGCTGCGCAAGAGCTTCTTCCGCGACCTGCAGATGATTTTTTACGCCGCCGCCGCCCTGCCGCAGAACCTGTGGGAGAAGCTGGAAGACCTCTCGGTGCAGGAGCGCGGCAAGCGCACGGTGATGGTGTCGGCCTGGGGCGCGACGGAAACCGCGCCGATGGTGACCACGGTGCACTTCGAGATCGACCGTGCCGGCGTCATCGGCCTGCCGGCGCCCGGCACCGAGGTGAAGCTGGTGCCGAACGAGAACAAGCTGGAGCTGCGCGTGCGCGGCCCCAACGTCACGCCCGGCTACTGGAAGCGGGCGGACCTGACGCAGGCGGCCTTCGACGAGGAAGGCTTCTACCGCATCGGCGACGCCGGCCGCTTCGCCGATCCCAAGGAACCGGCAAAGGGCATCGAGTTCGACGGCCGCATCGCCGAGGACTTCAAGCTGATGAGCGGCGTCTGGGTGCATGTCGGGGCGATTCGGGTCAAGGCGCTCGCTGCCCTGGCACCCGTGGCGCAAGACCTCGTCGTCACCGGGCACGACCGCGAGGAGGCCGGTTTCCTCGTCTTCGCCAATCCGCCGGGCTGCCGCGGCCTCTGCCCGGACCTGCCGGCGGACGCGCCGCTGGAGCAGGTGCTGGCCGACGCGCGCGTCGCCGCGCGCCTGAAGGAGGGCATGGCGAAGTTGAAGCAGGAGGGCGGCGGCAGCTCGACCTACGCCACGCGCGCGCTGCTGATGGCGGAGCCGCCGTCGATCGACGCCAACGAGATCACCGACAAGGGCTACATCAACCAGCGTGCCGTGCTTTCGCGCCGCGCTGCACTGGTCGCGCGTTTGTATGCGGAGCCTCACGACGTCTCGGTGATAGCGATCTAA
- a CDS encoding ABC transporter substrate-binding protein, with amino-acid sequence MRIRKLAVLLSTLCAAGAALADITIGVSVSATGPAASLGIPEKNTVALLPQTIAGEKVKWVVLDDATDTTTAVKNARKFVSEDKADVLIAATATPTSVAILEVAFETKTPQIAMAPVPPAGEKSAWIFSTPQSFGLMATAIVDHMAANGVKTVGFIGYADPYGELWLKAMQGAAEPKGIKLVAVERYQRNDTSVAGQALKLLSANPDAVLVAGSGTPAVLPQSTLVERGYKGKFYQTHGIANRDFLRVGGKNVEGTIFPVGPMLLAEQLPDSHPSKKPALDYVKLYEGAHGPNSRSTFGAHAYDAYLLLTRVVPEAMKKAKPGTPEFRAALREALENVKELPAAHGVFSMSPTNHNGFDARAAIMATVANGDWKLLK; translated from the coding sequence ATGCGTATCCGCAAACTGGCTGTATTGCTGTCCACCCTGTGCGCCGCCGGCGCGGCGCTGGCCGACATCACCATCGGCGTCAGCGTGTCGGCCACCGGCCCGGCCGCTTCCCTGGGCATTCCCGAGAAGAACACCGTCGCCCTGCTGCCGCAGACCATCGCCGGCGAGAAGGTGAAATGGGTGGTGCTCGACGACGCCACCGACACGACCACGGCGGTGAAGAACGCGCGCAAGTTCGTTTCCGAGGACAAGGCCGACGTGCTCATCGCCGCCACCGCCACGCCGACCTCGGTGGCGATCCTCGAGGTGGCCTTCGAGACGAAGACGCCGCAGATCGCCATGGCGCCGGTGCCGCCGGCCGGCGAGAAGTCGGCCTGGATCTTCTCGACGCCGCAGAGCTTCGGCCTGATGGCCACCGCCATCGTCGACCACATGGCGGCGAACGGCGTGAAGACCGTCGGCTTCATCGGCTATGCCGATCCCTATGGTGAACTCTGGCTGAAGGCCATGCAGGGCGCGGCCGAGCCGAAAGGCATCAAGCTCGTCGCCGTAGAGCGCTACCAGCGCAACGACACCAGCGTCGCCGGCCAGGCGCTCAAGCTGCTCTCGGCGAATCCGGATGCGGTGCTCGTCGCCGGCTCCGGGACGCCGGCGGTGCTGCCGCAGTCGACCCTGGTCGAGCGCGGCTACAAGGGCAAGTTCTACCAGACGCACGGCATCGCCAACCGCGACTTCCTGCGCGTCGGCGGCAAGAACGTCGAGGGCACGATCTTCCCGGTGGGACCGATGCTGCTGGCCGAACAGCTGCCCGATTCGCATCCGTCGAAGAAGCCGGCGCTCGACTACGTCAAGCTCTACGAGGGCGCGCACGGTCCGAACAGCCGCAGCACCTTCGGCGCCCACGCCTACGACGCCTACCTGCTGCTCACCCGCGTCGTGCCGGAGGCCATGAAGAAGGCCAAGCCGGGCACCCCGGAGTTCCGCGCCGCCCTGCGCGAGGCGCTGGAGAACGTCAAGGAGCTGCCCGCCGCCCACGGCGTGTTCAGCATGTCGCCGACCAACCACAACGGCTTCGACGCCCGCGCCGCCATCATGGCGACCGTGGCCAACGGCGACTGGAAGCTGCTGAAGTGA
- a CDS encoding MarR family transcriptional regulator, translating to MSATRKTGGKGKSKVELKLDLLPGLIGYQLRLAQLAVFGDFAAELKDFDISPGRFGVLVLISANPGMTQSLLASATQLDRSTMVAVIDQLEARGLVERRASPTDRRSNALVLTAEGEKLLRQLKRRIKQHETRIAAAMTPAETAKLVDLLTRIRSKLQAGTERRTSKK from the coding sequence ATGAGCGCGACGAGGAAAACAGGCGGCAAGGGCAAATCTAAAGTCGAACTCAAGCTGGACCTCCTGCCCGGCCTGATCGGCTACCAGTTGCGCCTGGCCCAGCTCGCCGTCTTCGGCGACTTCGCCGCCGAGCTGAAGGACTTCGACATCTCGCCGGGACGCTTCGGCGTGCTCGTCCTGATCTCCGCCAATCCGGGCATGACGCAAAGCCTGCTCGCTTCGGCTACCCAGCTCGACCGGTCGACCATGGTGGCCGTGATCGACCAGCTCGAGGCGCGCGGCCTCGTCGAGCGGCGCGCCTCGCCCACGGACCGGCGCTCCAATGCCCTGGTCCTCACGGCGGAAGGCGAGAAACTGCTCAGGCAGCTCAAGCGCCGCATCAAGCAGCATGAAACGCGCATCGCCGCCGCCATGACACCGGCGGAAACGGCCAAACTGGTCGATCTGCTCACCCGCATCCGCAGCAAGCTTCAGGCCGGCACGGAACGCCGCACCAGCAAGAAGTAG
- a CDS encoding 3-hydroxyacyl-CoA dehydrogenase NAD-binding domain-containing protein, whose amino-acid sequence MSELVSVSMQGDIAVVTVDSPPVNTLSRDVRAGLKAAFASLRGNAAAKGVVLACAGKTFLSGGDMREFETGVQEPGYHEVLRLIEDSEVPVVAALYGTVMGGGLETALACHYRVVQQGTKLGLPEITLGIIPGAGGTQRMPRLVGLEPALDMMLSGKPLSAAEAVKVSLADTAVAGDVTAAAVAYARELVAGGRGPRRTREMPVAGADRAGEILAARRAQLGKAFRNRNSPHVLLDAVQAAVDLPFDAGIARERELSNQVERAVEGRAYRHLFFAERELRRIPGLSADVKSRKVAKVGIVGAGTMGGGISMCFANAGIPVTIVDAKQEALDRGLATIRKNYERSVSRGSLKPEQLEQRMALIQPSLDYDVLGDADLVIEAVFENMKLKKEIFAKLDAVAKPGAILGTNTSTLDIDEIAAVTKRPQDVIGLHFFSPANVMRLLEIVQCAKTAPDVVMTALDIAKTIKKVGVVARVCYGFIGNRMMDPYGREAERCVMEGATPEEVDAALEGFGMAMGILAVYDMAGVDIGHLTRVERAHLLPDDPSFYRPSAMLTERGWLGQKSGRGYYRYEGGKRTPDPEVVALVREEAARLGVPQRKPSQQEIQERCLYAMINEGARILEEGVACRASDIDIVYTAGYGFPGYRGGPMFYADTIGLKVIYDRILAFRETLDPQYWQPAPLLEKLAAAGSSFAQWQAERKV is encoded by the coding sequence ATGAGCGAACTGGTCAGCGTTTCGATGCAGGGCGACATCGCCGTCGTCACGGTCGACAGCCCTCCCGTCAACACCCTCTCGCGCGACGTGCGCGCCGGACTCAAGGCCGCCTTCGCCTCGCTGCGCGGCAATGCCGCCGCGAAGGGCGTCGTGCTGGCCTGCGCCGGCAAGACCTTTCTTTCCGGCGGCGACATGCGCGAATTCGAGACCGGCGTGCAGGAACCCGGCTACCACGAGGTGCTGCGCCTGATCGAGGATAGCGAAGTGCCGGTGGTGGCGGCGCTCTACGGCACCGTGATGGGCGGCGGCCTTGAGACCGCCCTCGCCTGCCACTACCGCGTCGTGCAGCAAGGAACGAAGCTCGGCCTGCCGGAGATCACCCTCGGCATCATTCCCGGCGCCGGCGGCACGCAGCGCATGCCGCGCCTGGTCGGCCTCGAGCCGGCGCTCGACATGATGCTCTCCGGCAAGCCGCTGTCCGCGGCCGAGGCGGTGAAAGTCAGCCTGGCCGACACGGCGGTCGCTGGCGACGTCACCGCCGCGGCCGTCGCCTATGCGCGCGAGCTCGTCGCCGGGGGCCGCGGCCCGCGCCGCACGCGCGAGATGCCCGTCGCCGGCGCGGACAGGGCGGGCGAGATCCTCGCCGCGCGCCGCGCCCAGCTCGGCAAGGCGTTCAGGAACCGCAACTCGCCGCATGTCCTGCTCGACGCCGTGCAGGCCGCGGTCGATCTGCCCTTCGACGCCGGCATCGCCCGCGAGCGCGAACTGTCGAACCAGGTCGAGCGCGCCGTCGAGGGCCGTGCCTACCGCCACCTCTTCTTCGCCGAGCGCGAGCTGCGCAGGATCCCCGGCCTTTCGGCCGACGTGAAATCGCGCAAGGTCGCCAAGGTCGGCATCGTCGGCGCCGGCACCATGGGCGGCGGCATCAGTATGTGCTTCGCCAACGCCGGCATCCCGGTGACCATCGTCGACGCCAAGCAGGAGGCGCTCGACCGTGGCCTCGCCACCATCCGCAAGAACTACGAGCGCTCGGTGTCGCGCGGCAGCCTGAAGCCGGAACAGCTGGAGCAGCGCATGGCGCTGATCCAGCCGTCGCTCGACTACGACGTGCTGGGCGATGCCGACCTCGTCATCGAGGCGGTGTTCGAGAACATGAAGCTGAAGAAGGAGATCTTCGCGAAGCTGGATGCCGTGGCGAAACCCGGCGCCATCCTCGGCACCAACACTTCGACGCTGGACATCGACGAGATCGCAGCCGTGACGAAGCGGCCGCAGGACGTCATCGGCCTGCATTTCTTCAGCCCCGCCAACGTCATGCGCCTGCTGGAGATCGTGCAGTGCGCGAAGACCGCGCCCGACGTGGTGATGACCGCGCTCGACATCGCGAAGACCATCAAGAAGGTCGGCGTCGTCGCCAGGGTCTGCTACGGCTTCATCGGCAACCGCATGATGGACCCCTACGGCCGCGAGGCCGAGCGCTGCGTCATGGAGGGCGCCACGCCGGAGGAGGTCGACGCCGCGCTGGAAGGCTTCGGCATGGCGATGGGCATCCTCGCCGTGTACGACATGGCCGGCGTGGACATCGGCCACCTCACCCGCGTCGAGCGCGCCCATCTCCTTCCTGACGACCCGAGCTTCTACCGGCCCTCGGCCATGCTCACCGAACGCGGCTGGCTCGGCCAGAAGAGCGGCCGCGGCTACTATCGCTACGAGGGCGGCAAGCGCACGCCCGACCCCGAGGTGGTAGCCTTGGTCCGCGAGGAGGCGGCGCGCCTCGGCGTGCCGCAGCGGAAACCTTCGCAGCAGGAAATCCAGGAGCGCTGCCTCTACGCCATGATCAACGAGGGTGCGCGCATCCTCGAGGAGGGCGTCGCCTGTCGTGCCTCGGACATCGACATCGTCTACACCGCCGGCTACGGCTTCCCGGGCTACCGCGGCGGCCCGATGTTCTACGCCGACACGATCGGACTGAAGGTCATTTACGACCGGATCCTGGCGTTCCGGGAAACGCTCGATCCGCAATATTGGCAGCCGGCCCCGCTGCTGGAAAAGCTCGCCGCCGCGGGTTCCAGCTTCGCGCAATGGCAAGCCGAAAGGAAGGTGTGA
- a CDS encoding fumarylacetoacetate hydrolase family protein, with amino-acid sequence MNTIIPMWELPSVPVAGSEAQFPVRRIYCVGRNYAEHAREMGGNPDREPPFFFMKPADAAFTGECMEYPSKTADLQHEIELVVALSRGGRDIAASAALDCVFGYAVGLDMTRRDIQGELKAKGRSWEMGKAFDQSAPISSIVPATRCGHPQRGAITLAVNSQSRQHGDLADMIWPVADIIANLSGYVALQPGDLIFTGTPAGVGRVVPGDRLEGGIEGVGTLAVTIGGKMATART; translated from the coding sequence ATGAATACCATCATTCCCATGTGGGAATTGCCGTCGGTGCCGGTGGCCGGGAGCGAGGCGCAGTTTCCCGTCCGTCGCATCTATTGCGTCGGCCGCAACTACGCCGAGCACGCGCGCGAGATGGGCGGCAATCCCGACCGCGAGCCGCCGTTCTTTTTCATGAAGCCGGCCGATGCCGCCTTCACCGGCGAGTGCATGGAATACCCGTCGAAGACGGCCGATCTCCAGCACGAGATCGAGCTGGTGGTGGCGCTGTCGCGCGGCGGCCGCGACATTGCCGCCTCCGCCGCGCTCGACTGCGTGTTCGGCTATGCCGTCGGCCTCGACATGACGCGCCGCGACATCCAGGGCGAGCTGAAGGCGAAGGGGCGCTCGTGGGAGATGGGCAAGGCCTTCGACCAGTCGGCGCCGATCTCTTCGATCGTTCCGGCCACCCGCTGCGGCCATCCGCAGCGCGGCGCCATCACCCTTGCGGTGAATAGTCAGTCCCGCCAGCACGGCGACCTGGCCGACATGATCTGGCCGGTGGCCGACATCATCGCCAACCTGTCCGGCTATGTGGCGCTGCAGCCGGGCGACCTCATTTTCACCGGCACGCCGGCCGGCGTCGGGCGGGTGGTGCCGGGCGACCGGTTGGAAGGCGGCATCGAAGGCGTGGGCACCTTGGCCGTGACGATTGGCGGTAAGATGGCGACCGCACGAACATGA
- a CDS encoding metalloregulator ArsR/SmtB family transcription factor produces MKQPCPKRQIFEHLARVGKGLAHASRLDLLNALAQGERSVDALAKVCGMPIPNASHHLLILKDCGLAASRKEGLQVFYRLALPEVATAYAAVRRIAEQQLAEVDRIVRENFESRDALQPVRREELLKMARRGEAMVIDVRPAEEYAAGHIAGAVSMPLDALPRFLKKLPKEQDIVAYCRGPYCMLAIEAVEKLRKKGFRARRLEDGFPEWKAERLPVAVISGGARRDASG; encoded by the coding sequence ATGAAACAGCCCTGCCCGAAACGCCAAATCTTCGAACACCTCGCCCGCGTCGGCAAGGGGCTGGCGCACGCGTCGCGGCTGGACCTGCTCAATGCCCTGGCGCAGGGCGAGCGCAGCGTCGATGCGCTCGCCAAGGTGTGCGGCATGCCGATTCCCAACGCCTCGCATCACCTGCTGATTCTCAAGGATTGCGGGCTGGCCGCCTCGCGCAAGGAGGGCTTGCAGGTTTTCTACCGGCTGGCTTTGCCCGAGGTGGCCACGGCGTATGCCGCCGTGCGGCGCATAGCCGAGCAGCAGCTTGCCGAGGTGGATCGGATCGTGCGCGAGAACTTCGAGTCGCGCGATGCGCTGCAGCCGGTGCGGCGCGAGGAACTGCTCAAGATGGCGCGCCGCGGCGAAGCGATGGTGATCGACGTGCGCCCGGCCGAGGAATATGCCGCCGGCCACATCGCCGGCGCCGTCAGCATGCCGCTCGATGCCCTGCCGCGCTTTCTCAAGAAGCTGCCGAAGGAGCAGGACATCGTCGCCTACTGCCGCGGCCCCTACTGCATGCTGGCCATCGAGGCGGTGGAGAAGCTGCGAAAGAAAGGCTTTCGCGCGCGCCGGCTGGAGGACGGCTTCCCCGAGTGGAAGGCCGAGCGCCTGCCGGTTGCCGTCATTTCGGGGGGCGCGCGCCGGGACGCTTCGGGGTAG
- a CDS encoding FAD-dependent oxidoreductase, giving the protein MKRITVIGTGFAALSAVRRLRQLDRQVEITVIGPRPELVFLPSLIWIPSGQRKAGDLRISLQEFFRKSDIRFHAGEATGLENGGRTVLTSAGPVDNDGLIVACGGRFIKKLPGIEHAILPCEGIVAAERLRDRVQAMQEGAIALGFAGNPNEPSAMRGGPIFEFLFGLDTQLRREGRRDRIRLTFFNPMPNPGNRLGEKAVQRLLAEMKRRDIATHLGHKMAGFEAGKVKTEGGEFPADLIVFMPGLTGNAWFDNTDLPRSPGGLIKADAQCRVEGRERVYVAGDAGSFPGPDWMPKQAHMADLQAETAAENLLAEMKGETADKTFKVELLCIVDTLDSGMLVKRTPDGSLALPPLGLMHNAKAFFESWYLRRYR; this is encoded by the coding sequence ATGAAACGCATCACCGTCATCGGCACCGGTTTCGCCGCGCTTTCCGCGGTGCGCAGGCTGCGGCAGCTCGACCGCCAGGTCGAGATCACCGTCATCGGGCCGCGGCCCGAACTGGTCTTCCTGCCCAGCCTGATCTGGATTCCCTCCGGCCAGCGCAAGGCCGGGGACTTGCGCATATCGTTGCAGGAGTTTTTCCGAAAAAGCGACATCCGCTTTCATGCCGGGGAGGCGACCGGCCTGGAGAACGGCGGCCGCACCGTGCTGACTTCGGCCGGGCCGGTGGACAACGACGGCCTGATCGTCGCCTGCGGCGGGCGCTTCATCAAGAAGCTGCCGGGCATCGAACACGCCATCCTGCCCTGCGAAGGCATCGTGGCGGCGGAGCGCCTGCGCGACCGGGTTCAGGCGATGCAGGAGGGTGCCATCGCACTCGGCTTCGCCGGCAACCCGAACGAGCCCTCGGCCATGCGCGGCGGGCCGATCTTCGAGTTTCTTTTCGGCCTCGACACGCAACTCAGGCGCGAAGGCCGGCGCGACAGGATTCGGCTGACGTTCTTCAATCCCATGCCGAATCCGGGCAACCGCCTCGGCGAGAAGGCGGTGCAGCGCCTGCTCGCCGAGATGAAGCGCCGCGACATCGCCACCCATCTCGGCCACAAGATGGCCGGTTTCGAGGCCGGCAAGGTGAAAACCGAAGGCGGCGAATTCCCCGCCGACCTCATCGTCTTCATGCCGGGCCTCACCGGCAACGCCTGGTTCGACAACACCGACCTGCCGCGCTCGCCGGGCGGGCTGATCAAGGCCGACGCGCAGTGCCGGGTCGAGGGGCGCGAGCGGGTCTACGTGGCGGGCGATGCCGGCAGCTTTCCCGGCCCCGACTGGATGCCGAAGCAGGCGCACATGGCCGATCTCCAGGCGGAGACGGCGGCAGAGAACCTGCTGGCCGAGATGAAGGGCGAGACTGCAGACAAGACGTTCAAAGTCGAACTGCTGTGCATCGTCGACACGCTCGATTCGGGTATGCTGGTCAAGCGCACGCCCGATGGCAGCCTGGCGCTGCCGCCGCTCGGCCTGATGCACAACGCCAAGGCCTTCTTCGAGTCCTGGTACCTGCGGCGCTACCGCTGA
- a CDS encoding thiolase family protein, which produces MKAFIPYGAYWSTPFAKWQGSLANLNSIRLAAAVGRQVFEAKRIPGELVDLGLLGITNIQHGSFYGLPWLTGMMGLENVPGPTVQQACATSARVLQMAAQEVGAGSARCALVVTADRCSNGPIVYYPDASAPGGSGHSEKWVLDNFAHDPHAKNAMIDTAENVAARFKVGAAEQAEVTLARYAQYQAALADDRAFQRRYMAEAPITDSGFRKQTGVLAADEGIFPTTVEGLAKLKPVKPGGTVSFGTQTHPADGNAGVIVTTRELARELSADKGMEVELLGFGQARVEKGFMPMAPAPAAQAALKQAGLAMKDVDAVKTHNPFAVNDIAFARETGFPLEKMNNFGCSLIWGHPQGPTGLRSVIELIEELALRGGGTGLFTGCAAGDSGMAVVLRVSGA; this is translated from the coding sequence ATGAAGGCATTCATCCCCTACGGCGCCTATTGGTCCACCCCCTTCGCCAAGTGGCAGGGATCGCTCGCCAACCTGAACAGCATCCGCCTCGCCGCCGCGGTCGGCCGGCAGGTCTTCGAGGCGAAGCGCATTCCCGGCGAACTCGTTGACCTGGGCCTTCTCGGCATCACCAACATCCAGCACGGCAGCTTCTACGGACTGCCCTGGCTCACCGGCATGATGGGCCTGGAAAACGTGCCCGGCCCGACGGTGCAGCAGGCCTGCGCCACCAGCGCGCGGGTGCTGCAGATGGCGGCGCAGGAAGTCGGCGCCGGCAGCGCGCGCTGCGCCCTCGTCGTCACGGCGGACCGTTGCTCGAACGGCCCCATCGTCTACTACCCGGACGCCTCGGCGCCGGGCGGCAGCGGGCACAGCGAGAAATGGGTGCTCGACAACTTCGCCCACGATCCCCACGCGAAGAACGCCATGATCGACACGGCGGAGAACGTCGCGGCGCGCTTCAAGGTGGGCGCTGCCGAGCAGGCCGAGGTCACGCTGGCGCGCTACGCCCAATACCAGGCGGCGCTCGCCGACGACCGCGCCTTCCAGCGCCGCTACATGGCCGAGGCGCCGATCACCGATTCGGGTTTCCGCAAGCAGACCGGCGTCCTGGCGGCGGACGAGGGCATCTTCCCGACCACCGTGGAGGGGCTGGCGAAGCTGAAGCCGGTCAAGCCGGGCGGCACGGTGAGCTTCGGCACGCAGACCCATCCGGCCGACGGCAACGCCGGCGTGATCGTCACCACGCGGGAGCTGGCGCGCGAGCTGTCGGCCGACAAGGGGATGGAGGTCGAACTGCTCGGCTTCGGCCAGGCGCGGGTGGAGAAGGGCTTCATGCCAATGGCGCCGGCGCCGGCCGCGCAGGCCGCGCTGAAGCAGGCAGGCCTCGCCATGAAGGACGTCGACGCGGTGAAGACGCACAACCCCTTCGCCGTGAACGACATCGCCTTCGCCCGCGAGACCGGCTTCCCGCTGGAGAAGATGAACAACTTCGGCTGCTCGTTGATCTGGGGCCATCCGCAGGGCCCCACCGGCCTGCGCTCGGTGATCGAGCTGATCGAGGAACTGGCGCTGCGCGGCGGCGGGACGGGTCTCTTCACCGGCTGCGCCGCCGGCGATTCCGGCATGGCGGTGGTGCTGCGGGTCTCAGGTGCCTAG
- a CDS encoding TetR family transcriptional regulator: MAKPPTPASRRQEVERAVLRHAHEHPEWGQARVAGAIADKGLKVSAAGVRWIWQRHHLETAAKRAAALRKLGPARLNAAQKAALERIGARRGGVLAGEAPLLAREHLLAVAAREFSRKGFARTSIRDIAQAAGIQPGSVYYHFASKDDLFVAAHTAGMREVARAVEAAIAAARDPWQRLEAACTVHIQHLVSGNDLTVWTGASLFLFNSPEMQRQLRAERDRFETLYRRLIEALPLPAGVDRHLLRLQLLGALNWTRTWYRPGKRTPGEIARHLVRVLREPLAGQR, translated from the coding sequence ATGGCCAAGCCCCCCACCCCTGCCAGCCGTCGCCAGGAAGTCGAGCGCGCCGTGCTGCGCCACGCCCATGAGCACCCCGAATGGGGCCAGGCGCGCGTGGCCGGGGCGATTGCGGACAAGGGGCTCAAGGTCTCGGCCGCCGGGGTGCGCTGGATCTGGCAGCGCCACCATCTCGAGACCGCGGCGAAGCGCGCCGCCGCGCTGAGGAAGCTGGGGCCGGCGCGCCTGAACGCCGCGCAGAAGGCCGCGCTCGAGCGCATCGGCGCCCGCCGTGGCGGCGTATTGGCGGGGGAAGCGCCGCTCCTGGCGCGCGAGCACCTGCTGGCGGTGGCGGCGCGCGAGTTCAGCCGCAAGGGCTTCGCCCGCACCTCAATCCGCGACATCGCCCAGGCCGCCGGCATCCAGCCCGGCTCGGTGTACTACCACTTCGCCTCGAAGGACGACCTGTTCGTCGCCGCCCATACCGCCGGCATGCGCGAGGTGGCGCGCGCCGTCGAGGCGGCGATCGCCGCGGCACGCGACCCCTGGCAGCGGCTGGAGGCCGCCTGCACGGTGCACATCCAGCACCTGGTCTCCGGCAACGACCTGACGGTATGGACCGGCGCGAGCCTGTTCCTCTTCAATTCTCCGGAAATGCAACGGCAACTGCGCGCCGAGCGCGACCGCTTCGAGACGCTTTATCGGCGACTGATCGAGGCGCTGCCGTTGCCGGCCGGCGTCGACCGCCACCTGCTGCGCCTGCAGCTGCTCGGCGCGCTCAACTGGACGCGCACCTGGTACCGCCCGGGCAAGCGCACGCCGGGGGAAATCGCGCGCCACCTGGTCAGGGTGCTGCGCGAGCCGCTCGCAGGTCAGCGGTAG